Proteins encoded by one window of Astatotilapia calliptera chromosome 13, fAstCal1.2, whole genome shotgun sequence:
- the pkd2l1 gene encoding polycystic kidney disease 2-like 1 protein: MKTLNNRAESHLTGQVDFELDKVGNGGWVNQGYCSSPPPFPRVTTVFNPKPHFEGNMNSLYNLDTPIALPEDPPTKDQSLKKRRGCCCFIKALWGTTLTENTSDNREQFIRTTLRELLVYVFFLVDICLLTYGMTSSSAYYYTNAMTNLFVNTPSSSGVTFQSIGSMADFWTFAQGPLLNGLYWTTWYNNQPLESGNTSFIYYENMLLGVPRMRQIKIKNNSCTVYSDFENGIKGCFAVYTNQKEDEQSFGLINGSAWTYHTEKEIKGSSYWGLVATYSGAGYYQDLSRTQEESANILTELQNNLWLDRGTRAVFIDFSTYNANINLFCVITLVVEFPATGGAIPSYQIRTVKLIRYITTWDYFILGCELLFCVFILYYIVEEILELKIHKFSYFNSIWNILDIVVILLAIVAIIFNVFRTIKVDSLLGNLLKNPNIYSDFEFLAFWQTQYNNMNAVNLFFAWIKIFKYISFSKTMNQLSSTLGRCAKDIFGFAIMFFIVFFAYAQLGYLLFGMQVQTFSTFVKCIFTQFRIILGDFDFDAIDSANRVLGPIYFVTYVFFVFFVLLNMFLAIINDTYAEVKQELSEKDELQITDIFKQSYMKTFMKLKLKKEKISDVQKVLHSGSGDLEFQDFRETLKEMGHGDQEINAAFSKFDRDGNKILDKDEQRWMKAELEQKREALSAEINNLGMNYQMELHEKPPVKSNEHKSNSSQTFVEREHFLSLAKQVLHLESSVAGIASQTELIMEKLGLQGKAKDAATAKKP; encoded by the exons ATGAAGACCCTGAACAATCGGGCTGAGAGCCACCTGACTGGGCAAGTGGACTTTGAGTTGGACAAAGTAGGTAATGGGGGCTGGGTGAACCAGGGCTACTGTAGCTCCCCTCCACCCTTCCCCCGGGTCACCACTGTCTTCAACCCCAAACCCCACTTCGAGGGGAACATGAATAGCCTGTACAACCTGGATACCCCGATAGCGCTCCCAGAGGACCCACCAACCAAAGACCAAAGTCTGAAGAAACGAagaggctgctgctgttttatcaAAG CACTGTGGGGGACAACGCTGACCGAAAACACCTCTGACAACAGAGAGCAGTTCATCCGAACCACGCTGCGGGAGCTGTTGGTCTATGTCTTTTTCCTGGTGGACATATGCCTCC TGACATATGGGATGACCAGCTCAAGCGCCTACTATTACACTAACGCCATGACGAACCTGTTTGTGAATACACCCAGTAGCAGTGGGGTTACGTTTCAGTCTATTGGCTCCATGGCTGACTTCTGGACC TTCGCCCAGGGCCCACTGTTGAACGGACTCTACTGGACAACGTGGTACAATAACCAGCCCTTGGAAAGCGGAAACACGTCTTTCATCTACTACGAGAACATGCTGCTGGGTGTCCCCAGGATGAGGCAGATCAAGATCAAGAACAACTCCTGCACTGTCTACAGTGACTTCGAAAATGGGATCAAAGGCTGTTTCGCTGTTTACACTAACCAGAAGGAAGACGAGCAGAGCTTCGGCCTCATCAACGGCTCTGC CTGGACCTaccacacagagaaagagataaAGGGTTCCTCTTACTGGGGCTTGGTGGCCACCTACAGTGGAGCAGGATACTATCAAGACCTGAGTCGCACACAAGAGGAGAGTGCCAACATACTGACAGAGCTACAGAACAACCTTTGGCTGGACAGAGGAACCAGAGCAGTCTTCATCGACTTCTCCACTTACAACGCGAACATCAACTTGTTCTGCGTCATCAC GTTGGTGGTTGAATTCCCAGCGACCGGTGGAGCAATCCCTTCCTACCAGATCCGAACAGTCAAACTGATTCGCTACATAACGACCTGGGACTACTTCATCCTAGGCTGCGAGTTGCTCTTCTGTGTATTCATCCTCTACTACATTGTGGAGGAGATTCTTGAGCTGAAAATACACAAGTTCTCCTATTTCAATAGCATCTGGAACATACTAGACATTGTTGTCATATTG CTTGCCATTGTTGCCATCATATTCAATGTATTTCGGACCATCAAAGTGGACAGCTTGCTTGGGAATCTGCTGAAAAATCCTAACATCTATTCAGATTTTGAATTTCTGGCATTCTGGCAAACCCAGTATAACAACATGAATGCGGTTAACCTGTTTTTCGCATGGATCAAG ATTTTTAAGTACATCAGTTTCAGTAAGACCATGAATCAGCTGTCCTCCACGCTGGGCCGATGTGCCAAAGACATCTTCGGATTCGCCATCATGTTCTTCATCGTGTTCTTTGCTTATGCTCAACTCGGATATTTGCTCTTTGGAATGCAGGTTCAAACATTCAGCACCTTTGTAAAGTGCAT CTTCACACAGTTCCGAATTATTCTTGGAGACTTTGATTTTGATGCCATCGACAGCGCTAACAGAGTCCTTGGGCCGATCTACTTTGTCacttatgtgttttttgttttctttgttctgctG AACATGTTCCTGGCCATCATAAATGATACATATGCAGAGGTGAAGCAGGAGCTCTCTGAAAAAGATGAACTACAAATTACTGACATTTTTAAACAG AGCTACATGAAGACATTTATGAAGCTGAagcttaaaaaagagaaaatatcagaTGTTCAGAAGGTTCTACACTCTGGATCTGGAGATCTTGAATTTCAGGACTTCAGAGAAACTCTTAAAGA GATGGGACATGGCGATCAAGAAATAAACGCAGCCTTCTCCAAGTTTGACCGTGACGGGAACAAAATTCTAGATAAAGACGAACAGAGGTGGATGAAAGCTGAGCTGGAGCAAAAGAGG GAGGCTCTCAGTGCCGAAATCAACAATCTCGGAATGAACTATCAGATGGAATTACACGAGAAGCCGCCTGTCAAATCCAACGAGCACAAGAGCAATTCCAGTCAAACCTTTGTGGAGCGGGAACATTTCTTGAG TCTGGCCAAACAGGTTCTTCACCTTGAAAGCTCCGTGGCAGGCATTGCGTCCCAGACTGAGCTGATTATGGAGAAACTGGGATTACAAGGGAAAGCTAAAGACGCTGCAACAGCAAAGAAACCGTGA
- the tial1 gene encoding nucleolysin TIAR isoform X4 gives MDARVVKDMTTGKSKGYGFVSFYNKLDAENAIINMSGQWLGGRQIRTNWATRKPPAPKSTQDNGSKQLRFDDVVNQSSPQNCTVYCGGIQSGLSEHLMRQTFSPFGQIMEVRVFPEKGYSFIRFSSHDSAAHAIVSVNGTVIEGHVVKCFWGKESPDMAKSPQQVDYSQWGQWNQVYGNPQQQQQQQQYGQYVTNGWQMPSYNMYGQTWNQQSFGVEQSQSTAWMGGFGSPSAQAAAPPGTVMSSLANFGMAGYQTQ, from the exons AT GGATGCCCGAGTTGTGAAGGACATGACGACAGGCAAATCAAAGGGGTATGGATTTGTGTCCTTCTACAACAAACTG GATGCAGAGAATGCCATTATTAACATGTCGGGACAGTGGCTCGGAGGGCGCCAAATCAGGACTAACTGGGCTACGCGTAAACCTCCAGCTCCTAAGAGCACTCAGGACA atgGTTCAAAGCAGCTGAGGTTTGATGACGTAGTGAATCAATCCAGTCCACAGAACTGCACTGTGTACTGTGGAGGGATCCAATCAGGGCTATCAG AACATCTAATGCGACAGACCTTCTCACCATTCGGTCAGATAATGGAAGTCCGGGTTTTCCCAGAGAAAGGATATTCTTTCATCAG GTTTTCCTCCCATGACAGTGCTGCCCATGCCATTGTTTCAGTAAATGGCACAGTCATTGAAGGACACGTAGTGAAGTGCTTCTGGGGCAAAGAATCACCCGACATGGCAAAAAGTCCACAGCAG GTTGATTACAGTCAGTGGGGACAGTGGAACCAGGTCTACGGGAatccgcagcagcagcagcagcagcagcagtatggGCAGTATGTGACCAATGGGTGGCAAATGCCCTCTTACAACATGTATGGCCAGACATGGAACCAGCAAAGTTTTGGAGTAGA GCAGTCCCAGTCAACAGCCTGGATGGGAGGCTTTGGATCTCCATCAGCCCAGGCCGCAGCCCCGCCTGGTACAGTCATGTCCAGCCTGGCCAACTTCGGCATGGCTGGCTACCAAACGCAGTAA
- the tial1 gene encoding nucleolysin TIAR isoform X2: MSGLRLHHLGKYQMLIGLDRSLKANSKELFTLETQMDARVVKDMTTGKSKGYGFVSFYNKLDAENAIINMSGQWLGGRQIRTNWATRKPPAPKSTQDNGSKQLRFDDVVNQSSPQNCTVYCGGIQSGLSEHLMRQTFSPFGQIMEVRVFPEKGYSFIRFSSHDSAAHAIVSVNGTVIEGHVVKCFWGKESPDMAKSPQQVDYSQWGQWNQVYGNPQQQQQQQQYGQYVTNGWQMPSYNMYGQTWNQQSFGVEQSQSTAWMGGFGSPSAQAAAPPGTVMSSLANFGMAGYQTQ, encoded by the exons GCTTGAAGGCTAACAGCAAGGAACTGTTCACTCTGGAGACTCAGAT GGATGCCCGAGTTGTGAAGGACATGACGACAGGCAAATCAAAGGGGTATGGATTTGTGTCCTTCTACAACAAACTG GATGCAGAGAATGCCATTATTAACATGTCGGGACAGTGGCTCGGAGGGCGCCAAATCAGGACTAACTGGGCTACGCGTAAACCTCCAGCTCCTAAGAGCACTCAGGACA atgGTTCAAAGCAGCTGAGGTTTGATGACGTAGTGAATCAATCCAGTCCACAGAACTGCACTGTGTACTGTGGAGGGATCCAATCAGGGCTATCAG AACATCTAATGCGACAGACCTTCTCACCATTCGGTCAGATAATGGAAGTCCGGGTTTTCCCAGAGAAAGGATATTCTTTCATCAG GTTTTCCTCCCATGACAGTGCTGCCCATGCCATTGTTTCAGTAAATGGCACAGTCATTGAAGGACACGTAGTGAAGTGCTTCTGGGGCAAAGAATCACCCGACATGGCAAAAAGTCCACAGCAG GTTGATTACAGTCAGTGGGGACAGTGGAACCAGGTCTACGGGAatccgcagcagcagcagcagcagcagcagtatggGCAGTATGTGACCAATGGGTGGCAAATGCCCTCTTACAACATGTATGGCCAGACATGGAACCAGCAAAGTTTTGGAGTAGA GCAGTCCCAGTCAACAGCCTGGATGGGAGGCTTTGGATCTCCATCAGCCCAGGCCGCAGCCCCGCCTGGTACAGTCATGTCCAGCCTGGCCAACTTCGGCATGGCTGGCTACCAAACGCAGTAA
- the atoh7 gene encoding transcription factor atoh7 yields the protein MKARRPSCTDSGSESSELDSKSPEKYETATRRRMAANARERKRMQGLNTAFDRLRKVVPQWGQDKKLSKYETLQMALSYIVALNRILTDARRHTGSHRQWLDLQFDCVQPENYSCLMRYDSATGQEYIHSSLSYQFDGHEVHA from the coding sequence ATGAAGGCCCGTCGACCCAGCTGCACCGACTCTGGATCCGAATCTTCAGAGCTGGACTCCAAGAGCCCGGAGAAGTACGAGACTGCTACGAGGCGCCGGATGGCTGCCAACgccagagagaggaagaggatgcAGGGCTTGAACACAGCCTTTGATCGCTTACGTAAGGTGGTCCCACAGTGGGGCCAGGACAAGAAGCTGTCCAAGTATGAAACCCTGCAGATGGCCCTCAGCTACATCGTGGCCCTCAACCGGATCCTGACAGATGCCAGGAGGCACACTGGTTCTCACAGGCAGTGGCTGGACCTGCAGTTTGATTGCGTGCAGCCTGAAAACTACTCCTGCCTCATGAGGTACGACTCCGCTACCGGACAGGAGTACATCCACTCATCGCTCTCGTATCAGTTTGACGGGCACGAGGTGCACGCGTAA